Part of the Spinacia oleracea cultivar Varoflay chromosome 5, BTI_SOV_V1, whole genome shotgun sequence genome, TGGATGGAGAAGAAACCTTTCGATTCATTTCTTCTTTCTCTATACTTAGATGGAGCCTCTGAATCCAGATCGAAGACACTTTTTTAGGATCGACTTAGGGCAGGAGGACGTAACCCAGCATTCCATAGCGCATAGAGGAGAGGGGGAAAGAATTACCTCGCCACATGTAAATGTGTAAAATAACTTCATGGAACACAAATCTTTCAAAACTGAAATGATATACTCCGTATCAAATTATCATAAGCCAAAAATCCTTCATATCCCATCCATCAAACATTCCATGTCAACGAACACACAAAATTGATTTAAAAATAGAGAAAACTCACATGAGAAAAAAATCTCAAGGTTTATGAAAAATTAAGGATATTATGTAAGTAAAATACAGAGCTAATTAAAAAAACCCACCTCGTTTTTAAGCTAAGAAACCTTCCCATCCAAATCTTCAAGATCGTCTCCATCTCCATTTTTCAGAAATCTAGcattataattcaaattaataattgaGGAGTAATAAAGCACCAGCGACTGAAAACAAATAATTCTGCAAAAATAAGCTAAAATTTTGTAATCCATACCATATGTCGAAGATCATAAGAAATTGCTCGAAGCCGGTCAAAATTTAGGGTTTTTGAATGATTTTAACGGAGAGAGTAAATCAAGAGCATGCGTATTTCTTGTTAAAACTAACTTTGGTGTTCGTTAGTTTTAGCCAATAATCGGTGCGTAGAAATttgatgatttggttgattggtaaaaaaattgttttagaTAATCTcaacaaatcaaccaaatcagcAGGAGCTTACTTCCAATTGGGTGCATTTTCAACTAATTATAACATCCATAATTTTCATCAATTTACTATGAACATGATATCTAGGAGTACTTAACTGAAGACTATGCGACGAATTGTCTAGCACTCTGACAGGACAAGAACATCAGTTTAAGCACAATAAGGGTGAGAAGACAATGATATCAAGCAAGGAAGTTGCATCACGAACAAAATCTTTACACAACATATGTGACTATTTTTTGCCATGTTCATGCATGATTACAAGCAAGTATGCGAGTCTTTGACTTGCTCCTATGGGATTATCAAGGAATAGTGCTACAAGGTCGACCAATTGTGGAGTGTCTTTTTTTGCTCGACAAAGGATTACATAGATAAGCATATGCTTCGCAGATCACCAGTAACACATTTTAAGCTAGCACATATTAAAATCTACATAACATGGCAATAACTTGCCATTTCACACTATAACTACAATTTTCATATGATGATCTAGTAGATTTCCAAGATGTCAGCATTTCCATAAGAGTAACAGTTGACACCATCCAACACCCGAAACCTACACTTTAAGTCTCGAGACACAGTTGCCACCAAAAACAGACAAGCTTTAGAGACATGTTTCTATCCTTGACTTGTAAAATAATCACATATAAAAATATCAGGCAAAGTTTTCTAGGCAGAATTTAAGAGAGGTATGACCTGGATGAGTATTGTCCATTTCAAATGGAGTCAACAATTCACTACTCATTGACTTACTCCTTCATTGTGGATACCAAAGGGCTATATTACAATGAATAGTTAGACTGTTAATAATAGCCCAGAAACACATTCCTTAAAACTAAAGATAAGGAAATACGAGGAAGTCTTGGCCtcaagtgacttgtgtccatatggacacaagtggCTTGTAATTAGTACCCGCTAATTTGACATTGGTACTAAGACTAGTTAAGAAGTACCAATACAAATTATTTGTGTTATTGGTACTGACATATGCTGTGTCGGTACTAAAAATAATTGTATTTGAGCCACTTGAGGTTTAGCAATCCTCGGGAAATACAATGTAAAAAGAAAGTGACATGTGTGTGTCAAACTTTAAGATGATGCGATTCAACAGTGTAGGTAATCCTGAAAACAGAACCATGATAGCCACAGAGACAAAGTTTAAAACCAGGGAAACCCAGATTGAAAAGTTAAATCacaataagatttcaaaatagtTAATACCATCCTTCATTTTTCTATTTTGAAACCAAAATATATTGCTACCTTCCTAATTCATCCTTAACACAAAACGATTAGACAAACACgaaattccaattccaattccaaaacACAAAATTCCAATTCCAACCAAAATATTTGGTTTAGACAAACACGAAATACCTGAACTTCCTAATGCCTCCGGGCCAATATATACGccattgaaaatttgaaatctTGATGGTTTTTCATGGGGCTATCTCTTCATGCGTCCAATCAATACTCCCCTTAGAAACCTAAATCTTTGGCATCTTGATTAAGGTAATCGCAAATTATTAcctaaaaatcatgaaaatcgAAGTTAGAACTATTTTTTTGTGCTCCTGCACTTCCTAACGCCTCTAAGCCAATACTCCTGTTGGAAGCCGAGGGAGAACTGCTAGATCTGGACGCCATTTATTTAAAAGAAAGGAGAAATATTAGAGAGGatataaaataaaccctttCCTCCCTTTTGTTGTCTTCCGATGGCAATTTCTTCATTCTCGCCATAAATGGAAAAAAAACCTAAAATTCAAACGAATGATCTGATAGAAGAAGAAAGAGGATCGAAGCATGGTAGAAGAAAGTGGAGGCAGAAGAAGTCTTGCAAAAATTGAAAGAATTGattaagaggagagagaaagatatgTGGTGACTGGTGAGGAAGAATCTATCGGCTCGTTTGGTACGAGGGATATGGGGTGGGGATAAGGATATTTTATCATTTTATACTCTTATCCCTTGTTTGTTTATAAGGAATTCTAATTTATTTAGGGATAGGGATAGGGACTAATAGAGCctttagagcaactccaatggtgagCTACAAAATGTTGTGGTTAAGTTTGTCACATTAAATTTCTAACTACAATTGATTAAAACCACAAATTATCACATTGGTGGACTACAATACTTTGTAGCTCtctataatttttaatttaaataatttatttatttgagctatattttttttgagctacgtagcccaaaatagctacaagGTTTTAACAGCTAAttatgtcattgttgtaccAATGGTGGGCTACCTGTTCACATGCTCATTTTTTTTGTGAGCATATCCATTTTGTAACCATTGGAGTTGTTCTTATCCCCATCATTATGTACCAGGGTAGGAGGAGGTATAGAATGGAGGATTTCTCCTTTTTATGTTAAAAGACTATTTTATCCTTCATTAAAAGGCTAATATGTAAAGGAGGATGTTGATATGATTTTAGTTTACCATTTTAAAAGGGGTAATAtagtaaatttattatttaatctaTATCCTTATCCTCTACCATGCCAAACAAGGGATAGGGATAAAATTAATGAATTCCCTATCATAAATTCCCTATCCCTATACCAATTTATATCCTTATCCATATCCCTTTCTCATACCAAACGAGCCATATATGGTTAGAGAAAAATGGTGAAGAAGAAGGTTGGAGAAGAAGATGGTAATGGGAAGTTGTGAACCGAATCTGCAAGCTGGAACAAGGGGTGAGTCATCACAATTCACAAGGGTAATTCCGCCAGTGCACTGTTCTTAAGAGAAATTGATTTTTTTCATGAAGGATTTTAGGGGTATTATAGGCATTAATTGTAATGTTAATTGTCAACTTTTGGCTTTTTAAAGGGTAGGGATAAGATATCAAACACTCAATTGTCCTGTCTCTCTCAATCTCAATCTCTCTAACCATAAAGAATACATTGCTCTCCAGAACATACAAAACCTTTGAAAATGGATATCCCGTAGTAAGAGGTTTGGACAGTTTGCAATCATGTAAATCCGGATCACCTAAAAACCAAAGCCTCCAAGGATCCTCTCCAACATCCTTTTCCAAAACCCATATACTACTACTTTCAGAGGACGTAGCAAAAATTGCTAATGACTCACCAAGAAGGAAAAGAAACATGACAAATGTGTAATTTGGCGTAAGTTTCAATCATATCCAAACCTGTACAAAGTCCCTATACAGAAAACACGTTGTGTTCCATATTTGAAACTAGAATACCAACGCAAGACATTTGTCCGATCAGGTTTAATCTTCCATTGTTGATCCTTGAGTGAATATACTCCAAGTTCCACTTCTGAACTCTTGACACCAAAACCAAAGTTATAGACAAGTACTTTGTACTCATTACTGGATGGAGCAAATCCTAACATACAACAACGAGATCTTAGGACAAGAGGATAAGGGGAAAGAATCAAGGACTTACTAATAAAGGGTTCCACACTACTATCTGCTTTTTGCGAAACTTCATCATCAACACCAACCCATTAAAATTTTCAAGAATTTGGTATGGTCCAAAGATTTTACCAAGGTCAACAGTTTTCTCAAATATGTCACTTTGACGAAATATAAAATGATTAAACCGACAATGTTTTTCCATGGCTAATACACTAGTGTTTGCAGAACTGTTGTTGTTGAAAACCTTAAGATGCACAGAAATAAAACGAGAGGAATCAATAATCTGACACCAAGAGTTACAGACACACCTGAATCTGAGTAAGGTCTTCACCGGCAACCTCGCCAACAACTCCTCTAACAGCTCCGTCGGGAAATGGCTGTCCTCCGGCAATTGAAGATGGCTGCCCTCCAGCAATCGATCGTCCCGTGCGAATTTCCTTTTCCTCTCACTGGTCCCGCCCTTGTTCTTCATCTTGGCGCACACAATCGTACTGCACTAAATGGCAGATCCAACATTTTTTTATTAGGTGGGCCAGAAATCAATTTTTACTAAATTTCCTTAAAATAGCTACAATAACCATAATATATACTAGATTTATACTTTGTTCTCAAACAAAAACCAAATTTATATTTTGATAATGGGCGGAATTGTGTTTAAATAGTATTGAATTATATTGATCAATTGACATTACTTATCTATAAATTTCTTTCAAATATGAATATGAATACATGTAGCTTATTTTAGCTAGTTAAAATGAGAAAGATAACATGTGAGTTCAACACCAAGCAAGGCTTGGCCTAGTGGTAAAGGTTTGGCCTCATAAACCTCAAGGTTATGGGATCAAACCCCACTAGGGGCTCTTTGGGAGTGAGGATTTCCCCTATAATCCCCCTCACTTCCAATGAGTTTGACCTGCCAAGCTGACTTGAAATACCTGTGCGACCTACCAGTGCTGTAGGGTCCTTCATCTTACCTTCAACGCAATCTACCAATTGTAGAGATATATTGTTccttttgttaatttatgaACATATACAGTGTAGTATATGTACACTATTTGTATAATATATGTGCAATATGTGTATAAAATATAACATACATTTGAAATTTCTACTTCAGTACAAGTTGTTAGATCTCTTATACGTAAAAAATTActaactaaaccaactcgactACATATTTAAATCTAATACTTCTTTACAGTTTTCTTTTATATATACATAAAGGTTTTCTGAATAATGGGGAGGACCTTTGCCCACCTAGACCCACCCCCAAATCCGCCCCTGACTCTGCACTCACTTTCTATTTAGGGTTTTACTGACTTTGAAATCGAAATATGGAGAAAGGGAGAGGCTGAGAGAGTATTAGAAAATAAAATTGTTGCATTTCGAGAGGGGTAGTCAACTGGTCAATTACTCACTTACTACGGAGTAATTGCTACTCACTTACTACGGAGTAACTGCTACTCACTGTTTCAAAACAAACTTAAACCTGGTaatctttctttttatttttttattttttatttttttggcagCTACACAAACCACACACCCTTATGCCTGGGCTGCCACAGCCCACGGGCTTCTCTCATTGCTTCTCTATTGACCTTAGGGGTCGTTTGGTCGTTGTCTTTAGAAAAGGGAAAGAAAATAATGTAgttttttgttgtttgtttaGTGGTTTTTGTCATTTTAAGTTGGAATAGGGAATTTATCGTAaggaatttattaatttaatcccTTCCTTGTTTGGCATGGTAAAGAATAAATATAGATTAAATaacatatttattatattacCCATTTTAAAATGGTatgctaaaataaaatattcttAAATGCCTTTTTCTTCCAGAGTGCTTGGAGTGAAATTGATTTAAACTATAAAAATGCGATTTGGGTGGATTGAAAGTATGAAACGACCCGATTACATGTAGTTCTATACATGCAATCAGATGTACCTTCTCATTTGTACTCTTTAGTGGCAGAGAATGTAGGCCAAGAGAAGATATCAAAAAATAGTTAACCTTTGCCCAATCTATTCCCATAATCGCCCCGCATTTTACTAAGTcgtacacttgccatttttgaaAACTTTCCCTACTATATAaggacaaattatttttttaccacctacaaaattcgaaaaattgatttttaccacctaaaaatttaaaacttgtattttaccacctaaaataaattaaaacttgttttttaccacttgAAAGCGGAAAATTAGATAAATCCTTTATGTATGGCTATCTAATTCAACTTCCCTCCCATTTTTTACACTCCCTATATAATTTTCTTTAACACTTTCCCCCTTCTTGCTTTACTTTCATTACATTTTTTTCAGTTTTGTgaattaatggtggtgaaaaATTATGCAAATTCATGAAACATAAGGAAGTTGAGGAAGTAAagagagttaaatacatgaaatcgtggaagaaTAAAACATATAAGAAGTATTACCGTTATTGTCGCCCCCTACATAACATTTTGATACATTTTAccatttttcaggtggtaaaaatcaagttttaaatttttttaggtggtaaaatacaattttttcgatttttttaggtggtaaaaaaccaTTTATCCTATATATAATtatgtataaaaaaaattaatatattatgCTTACCCTTAAACTAAAAATTTGACTACACGGTGCTGACAAGCgttgttcttttatttgtttatcttattatatatataaaaaaagtatatattacaaataaattaattaatagatacATTATTGTGAGATAGGCTGACTGCATTTCATGGTAACAATGACTTATCAATATGGAAAAATTCATGAAATACATAAACGTTTTACGTGGTCAACCTCATGCCTTATATCTTAATCTACATAGTACTACCGGGCATAATCCTATCTTAGtatatattttactttttttacgGGTAGTGTATTTTACGGTATTTAAATAACGTATCATAAACATTTTATTTGGactgcaatatttttactaaaacaatactccgtaatattatTGACAACATACTAATATTCATACATACATGCATACATACTCCCTTAATCCTTTATACAATCTCATGGTACATTCTCATGCATTTATACAAAGGAATTGTGAATATCTTTGCagattagaaaaaaaaagacCCGTGCGATCTACGGTTTACAAATTTAAACTTTAAGTGTgacgataattttttttattggaaaATATATAACTTATTTGACTACTACAACAATTAGGTGTTAGTCATAACTTTATTGGctattttgattttaattgttaACGTATTAAGAAGTATGTAGTTGTCCCGCTAtaacattttaattttaattattaacgttttaagaattaaatgaaaacacatcattaaaatatgaaaactaTCACCAAAATATTTACTGATATCTAAATTCTTATGACTTTACGAGTATGGAGCTTTCTCATTCCATGATATTATTATCTTCAACGTCtccataaaatattttaaaccacaattaaaacaataaaatccGTGAAACGGGTTTAATGAACATCTATCTGTCTCCACCTGTTTAGGCAGGAATATATAAGTAGTGATTCGACGAGTGATggatttataattttatatagaTAAAATTGTATTCTCCGTGGTGATGTGGTGGGGTTGTTTCGGTTTTGAGTTTTAGCCAACATCATTTCTTTCTTTCATATATATACTCCACAAAGTACAAtcaataattatttatttaaataagtTAGTGGAACGAAGAAAAATGGAAGTTGGGTTAATATTTTCAggtcggttcgggttgaatataatcggGTCGGTTCAGGTTGAATATAATTGAATTGGGTTTTAGGTTCCAACTCGCGGGTTATTAACGGTTTGGGTTCTAAACGATCGGACCAAACCAGCGAGCTCAACAGTTCAGGTTTAGAATAGATATCTCCCATAGTATAGGATGATAACTGATTTTTATACCTAACATGAAATCATGGGTAATGCATGAAAAGGAATAAAATAATCTATGTATTTTTCTATATtcttttttctaaattaatttaaCTTTGCACTTACAGTTTAAAtatataaaccgtgcatcgcaggATCCTATACTGGTTAGTTAATTAATCATGTGAACAATTTTAGTTAATTAGACTAGTACATGAACAAATTTCATATGGAGTGGTTACCCAGTTTACTTTTAAAGCAAAAAACAGAGTATAAGATCAAATGAACCAGAATTCAAGCGCATGGCAGCTTATAAAGTTACAGTTTAACAATTAAGAACAGATTGACTCATGAATTCATGCTAAAGCATTA contains:
- the LOC110788093 gene encoding uncharacterized protein, producing the protein MKNKGGTSERKRKFARDDRLLEGSHLQLPEDSHFPTELLEELLARLPVKTLLRFRCVCNSWCQIIDSSRFISVHLKVFNNNSSANTSVLAMEKHCRFNHFIFRQSDIFEKTVDLGFAPSSNEYKVLVYNFGFGVKSSEVELGVYSLKDQQWKIKPDRTNVLRWYSSFKYGTQRVFSIFATSSESSSIWVLEKDVGEDPWRLWFLGDPDLHDCKLSKPLTTGYPFSKVLYVLESNVFFMLADSVHNFPLPSSSPTFFFTIFL